The nucleotide window TGCCTGGTCCGCGGATATAGTCAATTCCTCTTCGATTTCGTTGTAGGTCTCCAGGACCTTGTCTTTTAGGTCCTCCACACGCGCAAGAACACTGTCCAATAGATTTTCGGTCATTTTCTCACCTCCGGTTTCTCAAGCACCACAGTCATGTCGTCCTGTCCTACCACCTGGTCTATCAGTCTGAAGGGCCTTATGTTCAGTCCGTCATACACCCAGGGGTGTTCGGTAAAGTAGATAAAACTGTCCTTGTTAAAATACCTCACATGAGTTGGGTCGCGGAAGGCACCCGTGCCAGCCTCTACAATGGGTACAACCGCCGTCAGACGGCCCCCGGTTTTTAAAACCCGGTGCACCTCGTTCATCACGAAGATGAGGTTCCGGCAGTGCTCCAGGAAATGAGAGGCCCTAATCTCATCCACGGAGCTATCGTCAAATGGAAGTCCGTGGCTGTCAACGTCCCTCACGACGTCCACATCGGGATATCGGTGTACGTCTATCCCGATGTAGTCATCTTTCTTGTTGGAACCACAGCCAAGGTCCAGTCTCCTCACGAGACCTTTCCCTTCACCATGTCATGGATTCTGGCACTGGTACCTGAGGCAAGCGACCTGTCCTTTATGAGCTGCTTGAGCAGCCTGCCAGCCTCGGTATTGTCGTTCGAAAAGTTCTCGATGCTTTCTATGAGGGTGTTTGCCGCCCCTTGCAGCTCCGTTTTGTCCCTGCCGGCGACGGTCAACATCTTTCTGGCCCTCATCAGACGGCCCCAGCCTAGACCGGAGGCCACCATACTGCCCAGCAGGGTTATACCTCCCCCGACCAACGGGGCAAGAGGGAACACGGGTGCCGTCTTCTCTATGGCCTTGCCGACAAATTGTGAGGTGTACGCGACCTTCTCACCCAGAGAGGGCTGGTACGGGTTGTAAACCTCCGGCGTGGATACCTTGTCCATTGCCTTTTTGGTTAGATTGTCTACCACTGCCAGATGTTTGTCCGTCTTGGCGGTAGCTGTTGCGGTCAGGGCCTTTTCATGGATTCGCTCCACGGCCTTGGAGCCGCCGCCACCGCCGGTTAAAGGTCCAAACACAGGAGGCAAGAGGGTTGAACATCCGGTCCCCGAAAAAAGTAACAAAAAGACGATTGTCAAGACTACTCCTTGCTTAACCATTCTAGATACTTCCTCCTACAGTTTGCTGAACAAGAGGGATGAAATACATTTCTTCTCTCCTGAATTTCCCCCGGGTTAATGAGATAAATCTTTTTATTCAAGTCGCTGCTGCATATGATGCATCTCTCTCTATCGGGCAGGAATCGATACAAGATGCCTGACAGGGTGGTGGCCTCGGCAATTTCTTCCCGGGCGCGGTTCCCAAAGTTAAGCCCCTGTCTCGTCCTCCTCTGATGTGTGGCAACAATCATTTCTCTCCCCCCTCGCTCATGTGCGTTGCGTTTGTCTATACGGCTATACAGTCGTTGCGTCTGAACCAGCCGACCGTTTGTTTTATGCCCTCATCAAAAGTGGTCTCGGGCCGCCATCCAAGCCCTCGCACTCTGGTGGAATCTATGGCGTATCTCCTGTCGTGTCCCAACCTGTCCTGCACGTGCGTGATGAGTCCTCTTGACGCGCCCAACTCGTCTAAGAGCTTCTCTGCCACCGCCAGGTTCTTCCTTTCGGCGCCACTCCCCACGTTGTAGACCTCGCCGCAGGAGCC belongs to Candidatus Bathyanammoxibius amoris and includes:
- a CDS encoding class I SAM-dependent methyltransferase, whose product is MRRLDLGCGSNKKDDYIGIDVHRYPDVDVVRDVDSHGLPFDDSSVDEIRASHFLEHCRNLIFVMNEVHRVLKTGGRLTAVVPIVEAGTGAFRDPTHVRYFNKDSFIYFTEHPWVYDGLNIRPFRLIDQVVGQDDMTVVLEKPEVRK